The Cydia strobilella chromosome 16, ilCydStro3.1, whole genome shotgun sequence genomic sequence CTTTGTCTTATCTTGGGTAGGGCATTGCTTTTACCTCGTTTCCTCATGctcagtagggctaagatggtcggccgGCTCTTTGTCATTTGTAACCATGCcagtcacgttctaacaaatatgtaagtgcgaaagtgacgcatggcatgacaggtgacaaaaaggcgaccatgataccgctgtaGGGGTCGTGACCACATGAGGTCGTTGCTTCGTTGACCATCAAGATCAAGGCTCTTTTTTCCGCACGATGCTTATTAATGTTATGCCTATTATCAGGAAGACAAAATCCTGATTATAGGCATCTGGATACATACAATCTTATCATTCCTATTTCACTGTAATCACTGTATTAACCCAACGGGCCCAACTGTATTCTGAAATTAATGACTTCTTTCCTTTTGTAAGAATATTTTTGCTAGAGTagagatgaaaaatatttagagCATGAAAAACCTTCATTGTCTTTACATGTGTCGCGACATAATAAGCATGATAAAATGACCGGTTATTGCAAGACTTGTGCAAGATattttaaatgatgtttttgTATGCAAGGCAAAATGATAAATGTATGTTTATGACCTTGACTGTACAACTGGAGCATGAATTaggtcatcttcctcgcgttttcccggaattttgccatggctcatgggagcctggggtcgtcgacgtaggcactagtttttacgaaagcaactgccatctgaccttccaacccggaggggaaactattttatttggattttggattagtccgatttcctaacgatgttttccttcaccaaaaagcgactggtaaagatcaaatgatatttcgtacataagttccgaaaaactcattggtacgagccggggtttgaacccacgaccttcggattgaaagtcgcacgctcttaccgctaggccaccagcgcttcaggAGCATGAATAGTAGGTAACAACACATTACAATTTCAGCATTTATCCTTGCTTTTCCATCCGATACCAACACATTATCGAAGGTTCGCTtatttcaaagatagatataactccgtaatagatggatacagtctaaggaaaaaacgtgcctcgaaaatcaagaaaatttgattctcgttcagagggcgctactagttttggcctacagtcgtatagatggcgttgacggtttcgtttgttatttaacaattttaacgcatatcagtgaaagaacatgggtcaaaatcataaaaataattaatgcaaataaaaaaaatcatttatctacaatatttaaatacattttatcgtatttttataaatcttcattttgagttttaaagtgtgtcgacagatggcagtgaatttactggggttacaaaattaactatgacagtaacgctctagtatcagttactctatgcttattttaaacCATTTAGGTCTAACCTCATCAGTTTATACAATGTACAGCCAACTTCACAAGCGGATAGAACAACGCGACAACAGATCTCTATGTGTAAAATTATTAGGGGGTGGTATATCTATCACCCCCTAATAATTTTACACATAGAGatctgttttagggttccgtacccaaaggataaatgACATGTTtctatataaccaccaacatacaaatccacgcgtacgaagtctaTGATAAACagcattttttgtcaaacaaaAGAATAATAGTTTGACCGACTCTTAAAATAATGCATTACCAGAGGCAAGCTGCgtgaaaatgttacaaattGGCCCTAATATTGACTGCCAGAGATCTACGAATACGAAGAGATGTCATAAATACAAGACGGTAGTTTGTTGTAATACGAGAGTTTAGcgcaaaaatctaaatttcgttatctgcctctctattacTCGAATGGGGGAAGAGCAatagagaagcagataacgAAACTGATATTCGTCGAATAGGTATCGAGTGTTTATTAAGCTCAACTCAAAAGGACTTAAGGCTCCGAATAAAgaatatcaacatttttatgGGTTTTACTCGTATCTAAATTAACTGAGTGGACGTTcgagttgagcgtgcagcggggcggggcgtgcagcgtgcataacgtataggagcggccttattGCACGCTGCTGAAATcgcttgtgagcccgacgccacgctgcacgcaccgccgaacgctccgctttgagcgtccactcaggccttacactaacgcGTGGTACTGGTAGTTCTATCCGCTCTAGACTCTACACCGTTACATCTCGAGTTATCCAACAATAGGTCGCGGAAACACATTGTCACGTAATTTTAATATCCTTACACTAGGTACTACCTAAAAACTCCGCGAATTGCCGTCAAACGTGTCAGAGTTTTGCCGGTGGCACCACCTGTTTAGAAAAACACAATTGcctgcaattaaaaaaatacctaaaaaaatgtggcaaagaaatttgttttctgtAACTTTAGTTGTTGTGTACGTGTCGTGTGAAAAAGATATGAGTGGTTCACGAAAAGCCaggttatttagttttaataggaAAGACCAAGATATATCGGTAAGTTTTTGGCATCTGCATAAAAGGATGTTCATATTATATATAGATTTAGTTGATAGagaaattaaattgtataatgaaaACTATGGGACAagaattaagtaaatatatggGAGCCACAGTTTTCAATGACCGTttgcttaataataaataaaatgtggtattttctataaaaagggactttattgtcgatggcgcttacgccattttaaacgatgctccgatataaatacgatgccgcgcgacgctatgcggcgtaagcgccatcgacaataaggtcccttttcatagaaaatgccccaaataaataattaagatggAATGGATTCCCAAGTAgttatataatagttatttgtgcaacaagagaggaaagttggtttttcttgcgagtgtttattttacgTCCCGAGAAAGctaaagattctataattgaataacgagcgaagcgagtcattctaagttagaatcttgagcgtagcgagggactcaaaaacacgagatgtaaaataactttgctctcgtgttgcacatataatttttcacctcagtagtgagaacatattaaaggttaaaatgtatttcgaattacacagaataatacagacaaaaaaaagaatCTTTAacacagttgctcaaaaagtgctacttttcgtggctgtttagcgtgcggaaagttggttttcgcgaactagtgatTTTTAGTTTtccaatgtttttaaatttttgcttgttccaattcatgactacttattgatgagtgttaatattagtttgctTTAAACGTcgtatcaacataaaaacctactgttaatgtaagaatacgaaaaatatgcatatttcatattttattacttaccattataagtattataacacgtttattttttaatgttgaaaaaccgttcttaataagttgtctgaatggaacggaaagcctgtcaaagaagaggcgtattttcttactgcaagaatgttttaagtttccaaaggcaacattcgatattgtttttataaatatacgatacacaaataatcgtaaataacgatatttaggtaataatagtactatgtattaatatttacaattgtttctgtcttatagaacatgcatttgaaaaaaaaactttcattgaagtgggtatattctagtcgaataaaagctagaaaaacacctcttcataatgtcaatgtcaatgatgtcacagaattaataatataaaagtttcgactttcgaattccattccttacttgttgcttttcttattttttcgcaactgtaataaaaaaacgtcgttcgatacacgtgcggaaatgtcattcttcactcgtcccgagtcttgccactcgcctacggctcgtggcaagatatctcggtactcgtgaggtaatgacatactttccgcactagcatcgaaatgtactattgtaatagaagtatgaagtggtagttcatggccttcactaaattaaaaagctactccAGTgtaagtaggcttgttcgagctgctgaggtgaaaaaaaaatacggccCTTTGCGACGGATACATTCTACCGAAGACTAATTGATGAACGTTTCTGTTATTCTGTACCCTTTTCGTCGCGGACGATTTGTTGCAAACTGTGCGAAGCTACAATCGCGCTTAACGTGGCAAAAATACAATCTATCGATAAGATATCagcagtttattaaaaaaaagggttGGCAAAAACACGTACATCAGCCTTTAGTAACTTCGCCTTAATTAGCATAAAATGTTATCATGGATTCACAGGCGTATTCAACagttttcggtgaaggaaaacatcgtgaggaaaccggactaatcctaacaaggcctagttttcccctctgggttggaaggtcagatggcaatcgctttcgtaaaaactagtgcctacgccaattcttaggattagttgtcaagcggacccgaggctcccatgagacgtggcaaaatgccgggataacgcgaggaagatgacagGCGTATTCAACAGTTGGAATattttttagtataattttcatattaaagaaaattataagGCGAAATTGGGGACGGCTGGCAAAAATACGTCAtataagaatttttatttttcacttttaataatatttacacttCTCTTTTTATTGTGATTACAATGGATATCTATTTCTTGgtaaaataaattgataaacgACGAAGTTAGGGTTCTCTACTTTATATATTTTGGTGTACCTacccttattttcaatgaattgcAACACTGATAACGAGGTTTGCTCATAAATGTTATGTCATCTTAGCTACGCCTAACCAAATAATAATCGTGAAAAATGCCAATCGACACAACACTTACTGTCCCTCGCTTTCAGCAATGACATGGATTGATTCGATACGTCCGTacattacctatatttatatgtgATGCATAAGCTTACAGCTATCCATTtttgacgtcacgtgacgtgacTGAGTTAATTGGACGGTGCATTACATGTAATGCACGGACAGTAAGTGTTAAATTGTCGGAAATGATCACGTGACTTCCTTGACGATACCTTTTTACTTTGAAATTGGCGTTTATCGACAAAGGATCGTCATCTTGTCTATGGCCTCTGAGGTCGATTCTAATTCAACAATTTGTTAtcgttttgaactggttttgatacggtTTTGGCGATCGTCTGTgatcttggaggatataaccaaacggagtagccattaacaggcgttcccctctgtcgaaacgtcatccagtggcggatttgcccttTAAGGTCAAGTAGGCCCGAGCCTAGGGCGGCAAGGCGTTAGGAGCGGCAGCAAGTAAGATGagtgctgagaaaggggcggctgGTAGTTACTACAAGGCCTGGGGCCTAGGGCGGCCAatgaccaatggtcatacacatttgtatggactgacgtttatctgacatggctttTTTACGTGCatttttacgttacatatatacatttgacgtgcccctcccccgcaaaaattggcagactgttttgtacagtccccatcagatatatcagagcgcccgaggtgctcaaaatatctgaacccgcactctaacgccttgacaatagacgcgtgtttagatatttgtgagcacctcgggcactccgatatatctgcccgcgcagcatggtttcccctatcactaagtccgtcgctttcgcactcacatacttgttagaacgtgacaggcatagtgataagcgtaccgtgctaagactcctgatggcgactgtacagaaaattacagacaaggcgtctccatttggttatatcctccaagtctGTGATTGGCGTGCATCTCATGCACTACTTGCATTTCATTTGGTATGTACCAATCAGCCAATCAgtgtgagcgatcttcaaggtcgtatcaaaataaggtcaaaacagtaacaagttgtttaatctgaatcgggctctcTTTACTTTACATCGATTTCTGTACATTTGATTGATGATTTACAGGTGGATTTGGATTTTTCGATTCCcttcctttctataccattaAAACCTACTGTGGATAACGTTTTCGGATCTATCGTGagtcaaatttaattttgttacctCTTTATAGAAAgaaaaatatgaaatgataGCTGCTGAAACAATATTATAGAATGTGATAACAGTGTAAAGTATTATAATGTTcaattaataacatttattttgaattgatttgcttttattttgtttgacattttacagttagtattttccttgtattGGTATGGTGAAAAACTTTGTGTTTCACTCAGTGGCAAAATTGGTTCAACCCTCGCAACGCACAAGTTTCCACTTttcgaatctttcgcttgctcgggtattaaTATTAGCACGAACAAAAACTTTGGCCCCTTttgttaaaacaaataactattatctatTCCTAAATATGAAACCAGGCATCTTAGCTTagctttaaggggcccacttcttttttttattgcagGGTATACCGACAGTGAATGTGAATTTACCAGCTCTCGTACTAGGAGGTGGCGTGGTCATCGCCTCAACTTTTCTGCTCCCACTCCTGTTCAAGAATTATGCACACCATCCACCATACGAGAGATACGCTAAGAGTAAGTAATACTACGTTTCGTACAGTGTACGGTTCGTACAGTGGTAATTTCTTCAATCGTAAGTTATATATGTTACGTAACTAATAGAGGGTATCATTCACTGGCCATTGTCATGCGCTAGAAATACGCCGAGAACTACGAGTAGATTAGGATGTTAATGTGTGATTACAggctacataaaataatttaattggatCAACGAACTTAAGTACCTTCTTTACTAAATACTGTTAGTAGATGTGCCAATGTATGCGTAAGTTCTAACAATAATACGTATTTAAAGTAgctatttaacttttaatgaaTTCAATATGGAACCTGCACAGACAATACAAGAATTTATGACTCAAAACGAATAAGACATATTATTTCGGGACACTTTATATGaattcaaaacaaaataaaaatcacaaacCCAATGGGCCCGTTTCCATGGTAAATGACGCCCGAATGATAATGCTCAACTAATGGCGCTTGACATCTGCAGAAAGGCTAAAGACCTGGTTTCATACAACAACACCGTTTCCTAGGCTGTTTCTTCGCTTTAGATGCACTTGACGAGCATTTCGTACACTTTGGAGGATCGACGATCCCCGCATCAGCTTTCGTGTACTGTGTTTCCACATGGACATAATGTTTCCTCTTTCTCGGGGCTAAGTCGAAGCAGCCAAAAGGCGGAGTATATTCGATGTCCCATGTCGCATTGCTGGATAAGGAGCTAAGGGACTCCTCTTGACATATGCAGTCAGGTTCTTTAAATGCTGGACAACTGTCTATGACTTTGTCTATCGCGCTTAAGTCGTTGCAGTACACGTCCATGTACGCACATTTGCAGATGTCCTCCACTGCTTCGGCGAGAGCCTTTCTGATTTGCCCGTCACGCTGTTTCTTTAGTTTGACCATTTTTCGCGCCTCGACCTTGGCCTGCTCCTCGGGGCTGcgttttttgatgattttgaaaattaacGGATCGCAATCTACATAAGGGTCTTCGTTTGGAGAAATTTCTGTTAGGTCTTTCAATGGATTAACCTGTTGAATAAaccaattttataatttacattcCTGTTTTGATAATAATTACTTTTGGCCACATCAAAATGACAGGGTTAGCTCTGGTCTTAAACAATTgcttattatataggtaactaTGTCGTGTTTCCTATATGTATAGTGAGAAGGATCATGGTAAGTTAGCATAacagaatttaaaaaagttaaaactaaCCTGAATAGTAAAAGTGTCTCCTTTCCGCTGCACTTTCAGGGTAGGTTTCGGCTCCAAAGGTTCATCAGGCTCTGAATCTCCTCCACCGACATATTTCTGGCCAGGCTTCCGcttctttttcttcttatcTTTTTTTCCATCCATTCCTGCGCGGGCGGTTTTGAAGACCATGAGCTTGGCTACGCTTTTACCGATGCGGCCAGGTTGCCATCCTTTCGCTGGctaaaatttcaaatttttattttttagttatttttaaatcaaatcaatttatttatttatttaaactttattgcacagtaaaaatatacagtgacaaaaggcggacttaatgctacacggctATTTATGTAGCTGTTTTGTTTCGATCGTACTCTAAACGTGCGTCTAGACCTTGTGCATTCGCGGCATATTCGTTCGAGCTGACCGCGAATGCACCTatactatacctatacctacctataggttGGGTGGGGAATGTACCTATAGGTTGTCTGAACGTACGTTTAGAGCAACTCTTGTGGAAGttagaatttattttttatatttggtattttatacatataagtaggtactaagtatCAGAAAGCATTAGTTTGCTATTAAATCCTTGTAGGTGAACTTTGATGAATTTTGGAAATGGTACCTATAAATCTATTCAGCAAGTTTTGACCTAACAACGAGTAAGTAGACCGTACCAAAGTGAAAATAAAAAGGTCGTGTTACCTTAAGGCCAGGTACGTCAGGAGCGTTCCACAGCCAGCCCATCCTTGTGGGCACTGGCATACCCGGTCGTCCAAGGCACCCGCCATCGCATATCTTATGCCGTGCTGTGTAAAACCAAGTAAAACATAATAaccagtacctacctatattatccatacttaaaataaaatgcaccAGTGCTAGTGATTACTAAAATATTGATCAATGTTATCGATACTATATGAAGCAATTTCTAAGTCAGAATAACTAATGTGACTCTTCCTCGTcagctctttcattttatataacTAAAGTCAAATCAAAATTGCCCCCGTCAGATCGGgctataataagaattaaatgAAAACGAGCAGTTACCAACCCATTCGCAAATATTACACGAATGACACTGGCGCATTTGCCAGATCTGGACGCACCTATAATATGTGAAAGGAATGTTTCCcatagaatagaacagaatcaTAAAATAGATACGTTCCATTGCCAGACCTTAATTTTTCTTCAATATTAACAACTAAATATCTTACGTGGGTAATTGTCTCCGAATGTATAGTTGTATTTTGatgcatttttcttttttttcttattgttatTATCCTCTTCGTCTCCCATGTTATTTTATGTGTTATGTACGGTTCTAAAGATGCGAAAGATACaaattaatgatatttaataacGAGAATTTAAAATAAGAACGGTAACTGAGCCGGTTGTCCGACTAATGCGGTTTCGGGTGGGACGCCTGTGTAATAATCGCCTTACACGATTACAAACTGAACCTAACATTACGACTACACAGTTTTCAGCGTCTTCACGTTTTGATCGCCATTTATTGTTTAAACATGTCGCGCACACGCCAACACCATTTTTACAAGCTTGCAAATATATACCTTAATTGAAAGCataaaggttactttgacagtgTATTGTTTGACCTTCATGCAACGGTATTTATTTTGCTAGCTTGTACCACAGCGGACGGGGGGCGTCCGTTGTACAACTAGGTATTCACCCCCTCGCCCGCTCCTCCCTTAGTCCCCTTACTCGTCATGCCTTCATTATGTCAAGTTTTCGAGAACCAATTGtgtggagtgagcactctaagctAACTTGTTTCTCCATGGGTGAATagatactgtccgcgcgccaattccgtgcattcggaggtcgaggaaatgggagggtgtgcgccgcgcccgtatgtacaaaatgacaccactctgtcatgacgcccaacattcctaacattccttagccgtgcacggaatccgcgcgcggacagtagttaGGTACGCCACTGTTAACAGCCCCAAACATTTACCTCAAGTCTTCTAAAAGGcatttaaatttccaaaaatccTCAACAGTTACATTCACGTCAAattcaaattataaattataattagggCTTGTTACGTCATACATTTTTGgctagttttttagggttccgtacccaaagggtaaaaacgggaccctatcactaagacttctctgtccgtctgtctgtctgtccgtctgtctgtcaccaggctgtctggttcatgaaccgtgatagctagagttaaaattttcacatatgatttatttctgttgccggtataacaaatactaaaaagtacggaaccctcggtgggtgagtccgactcgcacttgtccggttttttacgataagcaattgaaatttcaaatgtgacattttcaaccaaaaggtaccacattgtcggttgtcaataagattGATtctaaattgaagctatatggaaatattgccttattgacaaccgacaataagtacccttttggttgaaaatggcacaaatggatttgttatacaatttccattctgatatttaacttccCATTCCATAAtagctggggagccggcgatgctaaatgtgtagttactcgaacgtcatagagacctattggaatcgaaaaaTTAGAATCTAATCattagatgataagaagaaagAAAGGTTATACAAAGTTTTCTTttccagcgagcaggaaagcgtctacagatttattttaatttcgggGGGTAGGTGgggggttaaaaaaaaatcgttaagtagattgCAAGTGGtcgttttggtccaagttaTTGCTATAATTTTTCCATAACTGAAATTGACACTTCCTAAATCTGATGACCACAAATTCGGcgcccgattttcacattgtaaccgtcagattaaggaaatgcgtacaaataattgtcCGATTTTgtaatagcacaattatagcattaatttggaaatgaccaaatccacaacctgcttaacgatttgttgaacccccgaccaaccaactgctcaacatagacggctaaaagcAGTAAAGGTAGATTCCAtggggtagcaagatatcactcttatcttaatctgacgggctcgagtaactacaaaaatcccctcttgggctccccgaccataagtaacgatacttttacctaa encodes the following:
- the LOC134748244 gene encoding uncharacterized protein LOC134748244 isoform X2 — protein: MGDEEDNNNKKKKKNASKYNYTFGDNYPPRHKICDGGCLGRPGMPVPTRMGWLWNAPDVPGLKPAKGWQPGRIGKSVAKLMVFKTARAGMDGKKDKKKKKRKPGQKYVGGGDSEPDEPLEPKPTLKVQRKGDTFTIQVNPLKDLTEISPNEDPYVDCDPLIFKIIKKRSPEEQAKVEARKMVKLKKQRDGQIRKALAEAVEDICKCAYMDVYCNDLSAIDKVIDSCPAFKEPDCICQEESLSSLSSNATWDIEYTPPFGCFDLAPRKRKHYVHVETQYTKADAGIVDPPKCTKCSSSASKAKKQPRKRCCCMKPGL